In Candidatus Jidaibacter acanthamoeba, a single genomic region encodes these proteins:
- a CDS encoding ankyrin repeat domain-containing protein yields MRYSKDFTFTNFVETNNLEKIKIALGRELELREFIDRKGNSLVSVAIEKGDLKLLEFLISKEADLNVVNADGKTPLMIAASKRSEEILRMLLENGAEIDKRNDRNSDRYKWTALMYAVNIGYSKGVKILIENGADVNKKDNDGWTALMLAASSNDKEMVKHLLTHPKIEINNQDLKGKTALIHAAENGALDVVDLLLNNRVDINKVDNSNKTALHYMVSGTYFINKEQQHNLILNFIKQGADLYKKPEHGLSIYDSANSEIRNFIEESFPHEVEPSTELLEENIKKSRKFLPKEKFLPRSNTTGKPVTWAGRTAYKSEEGRGF; encoded by the coding sequence ATGAGATATTCTAAAGATTTTACTTTTACAAATTTTGTAGAAACAAATAATTTAGAAAAAATAAAAATTGCATTGGGAAGAGAGCTGGAGCTCAGGGAGTTCATAGATAGAAAAGGGAATAGCTTAGTTTCGGTGGCAATTGAAAAAGGTGATTTAAAGCTATTAGAGTTTCTTATAAGTAAAGAAGCTGATTTAAATGTTGTAAATGCAGATGGGAAAACTCCTTTAATGATTGCTGCTTCCAAAAGGTCGGAAGAAATTTTAAGGATGCTTTTAGAAAATGGGGCAGAGATTGATAAGAGAAATGATCGCAATTCCGACCGATATAAATGGACTGCCTTAATGTATGCGGTGAATATAGGATATAGCAAGGGAGTCAAAATTTTAATCGAAAACGGAGCCGATGTTAATAAGAAGGATAATGACGGATGGACAGCATTAATGCTGGCTGCAAGCTCAAATGATAAGGAAATGGTTAAGCATTTACTGACTCACCCTAAAATTGAAATTAATAATCAAGATTTAAAAGGAAAGACAGCATTAATACATGCTGCGGAAAACGGAGCTTTAGATGTGGTAGATTTACTTCTTAATAATAGAGTTGACATAAATAAAGTTGATAATAGTAACAAAACAGCACTGCACTATATGGTATCAGGTACATATTTTATTAATAAAGAACAGCAGCATAATTTAATATTGAACTTTATTAAACAAGGTGCAGACCTCTACAAAAAACCTGAACATGGTTTGAGTATATATGATAGTGCTAATTCGGAAATTAGAAATTTTATTGAAGAAAGTTTTCCTCACGAGGTTGAACCCTCTACAGAACTTCTGGAAGAGAATATTAAAAAAAGTAGGAAGTTTTTACCTAAGGAAAAGTTTTTACCCAGAAGTAACACTACCGGAAAACCCGTTACTTGGGCTGGTAGAACAGCTTATAAAAGCGAAGAGGGCAGGGGATTTTAA
- the ykgO gene encoding type B 50S ribosomal protein L36: MKILSSLKSAKTRDKNCKIVKRKGRVLVINKANPKFKAKQA; the protein is encoded by the coding sequence ATGAAAATTTTGTCATCATTAAAATCTGCTAAAACAAGAGATAAAAATTGTAAGATAGTTAAAAGAAAGGGTAGAGTTCTTGTTATTAATAAAGCAAATCCAAAATTTAAAGCTAAGCAGGCTTAA
- a CDS encoding phosphatase PAP2 family protein: protein MNVSDVFFRILADLSHFNVIALVSISGFVLINRNAFGSALFITIFTMALNAYLKSIWQVPLNPELNKEGWAFPSGHTQSSCVFWFFLSLMLEKRWMIICIPVVLLGVVSGIVHFGYHEWYEILAAIGFAGLEIIFFFYLLKIWDYYQIGFYHLGFLLSIVIVLFLSLLLLPNKQGYFWLWNGLGGMLGISIGWMLLERIFENYEIKHKLVMSGILLALFGGIYFGFHFDETKIVYNSIITFIIGLVISIGLPLIDRRISKYYKM from the coding sequence ATGAATGTATCTGATGTTTTTTTCAGGATATTGGCTGATTTATCGCACTTTAACGTCATAGCGTTGGTCTCAATCTCAGGGTTTGTGTTAATTAACAGGAATGCTTTTGGAAGCGCGCTTTTTATCACTATTTTTACCATGGCGCTTAATGCTTATCTTAAATCCATCTGGCAAGTGCCGCTTAACCCTGAGCTTAATAAAGAAGGGTGGGCTTTTCCGAGCGGGCACACGCAATCAAGTTGCGTCTTTTGGTTTTTTTTAAGCTTAATGCTCGAGAAGCGTTGGATGATAATATGTATTCCTGTTGTTTTGCTTGGAGTGGTATCCGGGATCGTTCATTTCGGTTACCATGAGTGGTATGAAATTTTAGCGGCAATCGGTTTTGCAGGATTAGAGATAATATTCTTCTTTTATTTGCTTAAAATATGGGATTATTATCAAATCGGGTTTTATCATCTGGGTTTTTTGCTATCTATAGTTATAGTGCTGTTTCTATCGTTATTACTACTCCCGAACAAGCAAGGATACTTTTGGCTGTGGAACGGCCTAGGCGGTATGCTCGGCATCTCTATAGGGTGGATGCTCTTAGAAAGAATTTTTGAAAATTATGAAATTAAGCATAAGCTGGTAATGTCAGGTATATTGCTTGCATTATTCGGGGGGATATACTTCGGGTTTCATTTTGATGAAACCAAAATTGTTTATAATTCGATTATAACCTTTATCATAGGGTTAGTAATTAGCATTGGTCTTCCACTGATTGATAGAAGAATATCTAAGTATTATAAGATGTAA